A window of the Dioscorea cayenensis subsp. rotundata cultivar TDr96_F1 chromosome 14, TDr96_F1_v2_PseudoChromosome.rev07_lg8_w22 25.fasta, whole genome shotgun sequence genome harbors these coding sequences:
- the LOC120276361 gene encoding uncharacterized protein LOC120276361, with protein sequence MSLPMSDVDTQESELDSDSIVDVNEIIVDTRSQLVELYDSYCIRYSHIVPQVVQEAVGQSSSGGGESFRQRQAKKKPRGSQYTELDLYLNTTFRFSEEINTDMTFNVLNWWQDF encoded by the exons ATGAGCTTGCCCATGAGCGACGTGGATACTCAAGAATCTGAACTGGACTCCGACAGCAttgtggatgtcaatgaaattATTGTTGATACTAGGagtcaacttgttgaattatatgatagctATTGTATTAGATATAGTCATATAGTTCCACAGGTTGTACAGGAGGCAGTAGGACAATCTAGCAGTGGTGGAGGAGAATCATTCCGGCAgaggcaagcaaagaagaaaccaaggggaTCACAATATACAGAGCTCGACTTGTACTTAAACACAACTTTCCGGTTctcagaagaaatcaacacagaCATGACTTTCAACGTCCTCAACTGGTGGCAAG ACTTTTAG